Genomic window (Lynx canadensis isolate LIC74 chromosome A1, mLynCan4.pri.v2, whole genome shotgun sequence):
CACTCACCTCCCCAAACTCGCCAAAGTATTCTCTGATCTTCTCCTCAGTGGCTTCAGGATTCAGACCCCCCACAAAAATTTTCTTTACCGGGTCCTTCTTCATGGCCATTGCCTTTTTGGGGTCAATGACACGGCCATCCAGTCTGTGTTCCTTCTGGTCTAGGACCTGTCCCAACAGAAGGACATTAGGTTCTAACTCAGCAGCATGACCCTGAACAAGGCCCTTCTCTTTAAGACACAAAGACCCCAACACTGGTACACAAAATGTGTATGTCCCCTCCAAACTCTACGCCGAACCTGACTTACCAACTCAACTTCTCCAAACTTCAAATATAGCTACCCTCCATCACCTTCCCTGCCCAGTCTCGGTGTAAAGCCGGTCTCTTTCAGGAGTAAAGCAGCAGTATCTAGAGTGTAGGTTGGAATCCACCCCTTTCTAGCTGTGAGCTCTTCTACTTAAACCTCTGAGTCTGTTTTCTGCAAATTGGGCCTAAAATAATGCCTTATTTCATAGCAACCCTGGACTGTTTTCTAATCCCCACAATAAAGCATCTGCTTCAGCAATGTCCAGAGTAggcataaaaacataataaacaccAGCTATAATCTTCCTGGACCACTCTAGTCCATACCCATCACTCTAcctaatctgcatttttaattccTTCAAAAACAAGAAAGTTCCTCACCTCTGCTGTTGCCAAAGCCCTCAACCACTTACAGCACACACAAACTAATCACACTCTAAGAATGATATCCTCTTAGATACACTTAAGAGCGTTGACATCAAATACGAAGCTTACCTTCTCCACACTGGCTGCATCTTTGAAGAGGATAAACCCAAACCCTCTTGACCGGCCAGTGTTGGGGTCCATTTTTATTGTACAGTCAACGACCTCTCCAAATTTGGTAAAATAATCCTTTAGGTCCTTTTTGCTGGTATCCCAGCTCAGGCCACCAACGAACATTTTTCTGAAATGGTAAAGACACGTGCCAACAAGTCTTACAAGAAGCCTTGTGATTTTAGAAGGGCTGGCCCTGACAGAACCTTCACTGTAAGGGTTGTAAACAAGGTGGCCATCCGGTCAAAGATGTACCCTTAATGTCCCCAAGGGAGGGTACTGCCCTTGGAATGTACTAACAAATCTTCACTACCCTCCCAAACAACCTTGACCCTAACGGAGCAGCCCCAGACTGGGCAAAGAAGAGCACTCTTAGCCTGGGCTAGAAGCCCCCGAAACACTCATAACTGGAAGTCTTCTGACTACCAAGCAAGTACCAAAAGGCTGCCGTCCCTGCCCGTCCTCCCCACCCTCAAGAACTCGCCCTCAAGGAACTCGAGGCTTCCGGGGGCCGGAGACCGCGTTCAGACCGTGACTCCGCCCTccgcggggtgggggagggaggccgcCGCCGGGGCGCGCGCCAACTCCGCCCACGCAGCCCCGCGGAGCCCGAGGCCGCCTCGGCCCCGGGTCCGGGTCCGAGGGCACTATCCCCCCCGCCTTCGGGccgcccgcccccagccccgcgcGAGCGGCCCCCGGGCGGCGCCAAAGTCGACCCAACAAACTCCTGCAAACTCCGGCGCGAGCGGCGGCGCGGCGGGCGCAGCGGGGCCGGGCGGCGGGCCGCGAGCAGGCCCCGGCCtcccgcccgcccctccccccgccgcgtGGCGCCAACAAAAGGCGGCCCCGGAACAAAGGCGGCGCCCCGGTCGGCCCGCGGCCGCACCTACCCCGCGTCCTCCTCGTTCTTGCTGGCGTTGATCTGGTCGCCCTCGGCGCCGTTCTGGTTGCCGGCCGGGGGCGCCGCGCTCCCGCCTCCGGCGCCCGCCGCGGCCCCGGTGCCCGCCCCCGCCGGCGACTCGCCTTCGGGGGCGGCCTCGTGTCCGTTCTCGGTGGCGCCCGTGGTCTCCATGGGCTGCTCCTCACCTGCTTCCGACATGCTAGGCCGGGGCGCGGCGGCTCCTGCAACGAGCGACCACGGCGCGTCAGGGCCGCGCGGCTCCCACCCAgctccccgcccgccgcccgcggGCCCGGCCGCTCACCTCGCGCCGATGACGCCGCGGGGCCCGCTCGTCCCCACCCGCAGGGAAGGCGCCGCGGGCTCGGCTGCGCTCACGCCCGCGCTGCCGGGCCTCGCCTCCGTCCGCCGACGGAGCTGCCGCGACCTCGCGTCCCCCTCCTCCGCCGCCGCGCCGCACGCAGACCACCGATCAACACAGCTCGCTCGGGCCCGCGCGGTGCCGCCGCCTGACAATGCCGACTCGTGGCGCTCTTTATAATGCCGGGGCCGGGCCCACCTCGCAACAAGGCGCATGTTCATTGGCTACGCCAGCCCGTCGCTCAACCCCGCGCCGGCGTCCCATTGGCCTCAGCGGCGCGCGCACGCTAAATCCGGGCGGGCTTTTGTCCTCATTTTAGAACCCGCGCGAGCCAGGGCCTTGCGGAGGGTTGCCGCCGCGGAGCGGGACCACGGTCTTGTCCCGAGCGAACGGCCGTGCGAGCCCAGTGGCCGAGAGGCCCGAGACGGTCTCTTCTCTGTTTGGCTGCAGTCTCTTGCCCCGATGCGCCCCATCCCAGCACGGTAGCTTCGGCCACTCTTATTTTCCCAAAAGAGGAAACTGGTCTCTAGGAAGTCTCGCAAACCAAGGTCGCTTGGCTGGAAGTGGCAGAACTCGGGCTGCCGAGATGGGCCGCCCAGGGTTCCCCGAAGGCCTTCCGCCAGGGCTCAAAGGGATTGGGACGTAACTCGCCCTCCCCTTTGACCTTGGTGCCCTCACAGTCCTTGCTCCCGCCCTTTCTGCCGCTTCCCCCAGTGGCAGAAGCGGACAGGGGGTGGAGCCCGCCGAGCGTCTGGTGCCAGTGGTGTTCGGGCAGGCAGGATGTGGCGGGAGAAACGTTGGGACCATGGTCTTCTCCAGTCTTATGTCGTCCGGCAGCACCTAGACGATAAGCGTTGTTTTTTAtactttgtattaaaatttttcacttaGGTTAGTTCAattatttctgctgaaaaaaaatttttaaagttattttgacagcgagcgagcacaagaaggggatggacagaaagagagggagagagaatcccaagcaggcttcacgctgtcagcacagagcccgaagtcaggcttgaactcaccaaccctgtgatcatgacctttGCCAAAATCCGCAGTCGGATGcgcgaccaactgagccactgaggtgcccctgaaatttatttttaagagaaatacacCACTTCCCTGAAATCACGAAGTTGGAGGCCGAGAGGGATGGTTCTCTTTTTCCAATTTACAAAACCCCTTAATTGGATATTCTTGACCACCAAACTTGAAAGGCCTGCGTGATTTCTGTTAATCATAATGGGTGACCAGGCCCCAAATGGACCAGTATTACAGCCTCTGCAGCCTGAGGATTGCCAAATGACAACAGAGCCCAAGAAGCTGACATTTCCTCCCTGAGTTTCTGCAGCCAGGCCCGGTGTGGTGAGCTGGGGGTTCTGTTTTCTTATCTACTCTGCTAACAACCCTCTGGAAGGTGATACCATCACAAATTATATGGAAATCCAGAGCTGAGCTGTGGCCCAAAACTCACTCCCTTATCCAACCAGCCAGTGGAGATGCACTGAGAATGAAAAATGTGACAGTTTCCCATTGGGAAAAAATAATGGACTTCAGAACATCTGAAGATTTGGTCACCCAGCACTGGATTCCCCCAAGGTATCAACCAACTAGAGCAGCAGCCCCCaccgaccccacccccacccatccagATGAGCAAATACCTTCTGGGTCACCCCAGGGCCCAGCTGACTGCTTCACTTTCTGGCTATGTTCCACAACTGGAATTCACATATCTCCGTAAAACTGTGGTTATGTCATTGAAATCTGATAGTAAGGCTTGCAGGAAGACCTTAACAAACTCCCCACCCGACCTCCACCCCAGCCTGTGCCCACCCACAGAAATAAGGGTCAGGGATGTGGCTCACAGGGGATGATGGACACAGCTGCCCCAACAGTGAGGATAATACAGGCAATGAAGTTCAAAGTCAAATAGTCTAAATGCAGCCACACAACGTAACTAATGATGAGTTAATCTCCTGCTCTTGTCCACATGGATTCCTTTAGCACATCTTAGGAAACACTTTCCATGACATGTCAAGTCTGAGGATGACAACATTTGGACAGTGCTTCACAGTTTGCAAAATGCTTTCCCCGACATTGCTTTATTGGAACTTCACAATAATTTTTGTGTGAGGGTATCCGTAATTTATACAACAAAACACGTGAAATTGCATCTAAAATTGTAgccgctggggcacctgggtggctcagtcagtaaagcatcagactcttgcttttggctcaggtcatgatctcacggttcgtgacttcaagtCGGGcactaggctctgcactgacagagcggagcctgcttgggattctctctctccctctctgcccttccctggtgctcacttgcgctctctctctgtctctcaaaataaataaataaactttttttttacttaaaaagttcaaaaaataaaacaaattagatCTCATATCAGATTACATTTTTCTGAGGCTCAAATGAAGCAATGACTTAGAACTTATAAACTCTAAAGAACTGCAGACAAGAGGGGGTCGGTCTCAGCACAGAATACTTTCAGGTTGCCTCCAAGGGTGTTTCTGACtgaggcagggcacctggctctTTGGAAGCAGCAGGAAGTCCCTTTGATCCAAGGATCCCACTCTTGTTATTGGCTCCCAGTTAtagaccctgagcagaggacatcttttttttttttttttttttttttttttttttttttttttttttttttttttattttacatccaaggtagttagcatatagtgcaacaatgattttgggagtagattccttaatgccccttacccatttggcccatcccccctcccacaatgaGCAGAGGACATCTTTTATGTCATTGAGGTTCTCAAATCAGCAAGGAGCCCAGTTACCCCTGAAATTCCCTTAATAGGCCCATACAGTACAGCCTCCTGGCTTTGGGTATTCAGGCTGTCCGGCAATCTGTGTGTGTAAGAATATATACAGTAACTAACCtagaacagagagaagagactcaaaatgcattttgaaagtttttaaaatttcggttgatccttgaacaatgcaggggtgaggggtgccGACCCCCtccacagtcaaaaatctgcatgcAACTTTTGACTGTCCCCCAAACTGAACtcctaatagcctactgttaacCAGAAGCCTTACCTATAATATAGCCAATTAActcatatacttttttaaagtttattttgagagaaagagacagcacaagcagaggaggggcagagagggaggaaaagagaatctcaaggatgctccacactgtcagcacggagcccaacgtggagctcgaactcaccaactgtgtaatcatcacctgagccgaaatcaagaatcgaccacttaacccactgagccactcaggtgcccccaattaacacatactttgtatgttatgtgtattacaTGTTATATTCTTACAATCGAGTGAGCACCTACACAGAAAAACATTATTAggaaagtcataaggaagagatTACATtcacagtactgtactgtatttatcaaaaaaaaataactgcataTAAGGGGATCCACACTGTTCaaaccatgttgttcaagggtcgacTGTACATGACTTAATTTTtctcacattctctttttttcttttttctttttttcctgttttttcctgGCAGGGGCTGCAAGGTAGAAGTTGCAGGAATTAGTTGCAACTGTGTGGTGGCTGATGTGGCCAGTCCACGCGACACTGCTCCATGGGCCACCCCCCTGCTGTACGGCTGAGGCTGGCTCCAGCtggaggaaacattttttttttaatgtttatttttgagagagagagagagagagagagacagtgtgagcaggggaagggcagagagagaaggagacacaatccaaagcaggctccaggctctgagctgtcagcacagagcccgatgtggacctcaaacccacaaactgtgagatcatgacctgagcccaagtcagacgcttaaccgtctgagctgcccaggcgcccctggaggctACTTTCTAAAATGCAAGTTGGATCTTCACTCCGCGTGGGAATGGGCTTCCCAGTGTCCTGAGGATGAAATCCTAACTCCAAATTctggtgaaagagagagagagagagagtggggactCACAGAAATCTGTGCTCCCCGCCAGCCTCCCTGGTTGTGTGGTCTGTGAGCAGACGGATCACTTCCAGGCCTGGGCAGGTGAGACCAGGGGCCTCCCCCAGACCTAGCTTCCCCCAGGGACCATGCATTCTGCATAGCACGGCCACGTGATGGAGAAAAGCCACTCAACCTAAGACAGACTTGACGTGAGGAAGAAATGACACTGTACCGGGTCAAGCCGCTGAGATTTGGGCGTTCATCTCTGACTGCAGCCTAACCAACCCTGCCTGACCTTTCCACACAAGCCGAGAGGCCCGGCAGGAACCACCCCAGCAGCATCTCATGGCCACTCTCCACTCTAGCTCTGCTGAGTTAACTTCCTGAAACTCACATGCATCTTTCTGCCTCTGGaggtgcctttgcacctgctgttccctctaccGGGGTACTCTTCCCCAAATCTCACCTGCCTACTCTACATATCTGTTGCGGGTTGAACTGTATCCCCCCAAAAGATAGGTTCAACGCTGCATGTGACCTGACTTGGAAACAGGGTCTCTGCAGATGCagtcaagttaagatgaggtcaaaCTGGCATagggtgggcccttaatccaGCGTGACTGGTGCCTTATGAGAAGAGAAGACacgcagagacagagacaaagaaggaaaatatcatgtgaagacagaggcagaggttggagtgatggGTCTGCAAACCAggtgtcttagctcaggctgctataacaaaataccacaggctgggtggcttgaACAGCAAATGTAagtgtcacagttctggaggctgagaggcCAATGATCAAGGTGCTGGTGGATCTGGGGTTTGGTGAGGAGCCCCTTCCTAatttgtagatggctgtcttctcatgTTTTCACATGtcagaagcaaagagagaagcgAGCCCTCTCATGTCTCCTTTTATGAGGGCACTAACCCCATTATGGGGGCCCTACCCTCATGACCACCACTAAACTgagtcacctcccaaaggctccgcttccaaataccatcacagtgGGGATCaggctttaacatatgaatggagggggagagaaatattcagtccatagcacaaAGGAACATGGAGTGCAGGACACATCAGAAGCTTGGAGAGAGGCATGTAACAGATTCTCTCCTAgggccttcagagggagcaccacactgccagcaccttgactttggacttcagCAGCCCTAGCTGACTGATACATCCACGAGACttccacttcctccaggaagtgcTCCGTCATGCCTCAAGGTGGGGCTCCTCTCAGAGCACAGACCACACCCTACTGACACTAAGCTCAATATGTCCTGCACCAGGTCTGTCTCCTGCACCCCAACACCTCCAGTGGGCACTCCAATACctgcagaatgaataaatgatctcTTAACCTGGGATTACAAACTGGTTCTCTGCAGGCCAAATCTGACTCCCTAGCATGCTTGCTTATTGTGAACATCTTACAGAATCATTTGCCAACATCTACGAAGTATGATTATTTCTACGAGATGTAGCATCTCTAGTTACTTTCGGAAAATAGTTGGATGAAGTCACACCGGGCCACAGTTGCACACGTCCACAATCAGCCTGAGCTGAGACTCACTGCCCCCTAGCAGGTGCTCTCCCGCTGACCCCAGCCCCCACCGGCTCCGAACATCTTATTCCTGGGCCCCCTAAAACC
Coding sequences:
- the HNRNPAB gene encoding heterogeneous nuclear ribonucleoprotein A/B isoform X1; protein product: MSEAGEEQPMETTGATENGHEAAPEGESPAGAGTGAAAGAGGGSAAPPAGNQNGAEGDQINASKNEEDAGKMFVGGLSWDTSKKDLKDYFTKFGEVVDCTIKMDPNTGRSRGFGFILFKDAASVEKVLDQKEHRLDGRVIDPKKAMAMKKDPVKKIFVGGLNPEATEEKIREYFGEFGEIEAIELPMDPKTNKRRGFVFITFKEEEPVKKVLEKKFHTISGSKCEIKVAQPKEVYQQQQYGSGGRGNRNRGNRGSGGGGGSGGQSQSWNQGYGNYWNQGYGYQQGYGPGYGGYDYSPYGYYGYGPGYDYSQGSTNYGKSQRRGGHQNNYKPY
- the HNRNPAB gene encoding heterogeneous nuclear ribonucleoprotein A/B isoform X2 — its product is MSEAGEEQPMETTGATENGHEAAPEGESPAGAGTGAAAGAGGGSAAPPAGNQNGAEGDQINASKNEEDAGKMFVGGLSWDTSKKDLKDYFTKFGEVVDCTIKMDPNTGRSRGFGFILFKDAASVEKVLDQKEHRLDGRVIDPKKAMAMKKDPVKKIFVGGLNPEATEEKIREYFGEFGEIEAIELPMDPKTNKRRGFVFITFKEEEPVKKVLEKKFHTISGSKCEIKVAQPKEVYQQQQYGSGGRGNRNRGNRGSGGGGGSGGQGSTNYGKSQRRGGHQNNYKPY